The following proteins come from a genomic window of Iamia sp. SCSIO 61187:
- a CDS encoding neutral zinc metallopeptidase — MRFGRGADATSNVEDRRTGGRARGGFGGGMGGLPIPMGGKGVGGVGGIILIVVVTLVIRGIGGGGGGGSDISDIFSAGFPQAPTAGAGADGAATVTADADLREFVGQVFNDAQDFWVTTFREAGEDYSEATLVLFDTPTPSACGQAVAEIGPHYCPGDQNVFIELGFMRQLGQDFDAPGDFAQAYVVAHEVGHHVQNVLGTSREVGSRSESERVGDEGLSVRLELQADCYAGVWAKTVYDRGLLDPGDTEEALDAAAGVGDDRIQAEATGRIDRDSWTHGSSEQRQRWFRQGFDSGRPDSCDTFSGDI, encoded by the coding sequence ATGCGGTTCGGCCGAGGTGCAGACGCGACCAGCAACGTCGAGGACCGACGCACCGGCGGCCGTGCCCGCGGCGGCTTCGGCGGGGGGATGGGCGGGCTCCCGATCCCCATGGGGGGCAAGGGGGTCGGCGGCGTCGGCGGCATCATCCTCATCGTCGTGGTGACGCTGGTCATCCGCGGGATCGGCGGCGGAGGCGGCGGGGGGAGCGACATCAGCGACATCTTCTCGGCCGGCTTCCCCCAGGCGCCGACGGCCGGCGCCGGAGCCGACGGGGCGGCCACGGTCACGGCCGACGCCGACCTGCGGGAGTTCGTGGGCCAGGTGTTCAACGACGCCCAGGACTTCTGGGTGACGACCTTCCGGGAGGCCGGCGAGGACTACTCGGAGGCCACCCTGGTCCTGTTCGACACGCCCACACCGTCGGCGTGCGGCCAGGCCGTCGCCGAGATCGGGCCGCACTACTGCCCGGGCGACCAGAACGTGTTCATCGAGCTCGGGTTCATGCGCCAGCTGGGCCAGGACTTCGACGCCCCCGGCGACTTCGCCCAGGCCTACGTGGTCGCCCACGAGGTCGGCCACCACGTCCAGAACGTCCTCGGCACCAGCCGGGAGGTGGGCAGCCGGTCCGAGAGCGAACGGGTCGGCGACGAGGGCCTCTCGGTGCGGCTCGAGCTCCAGGCCGACTGCTACGCCGGCGTGTGGGCCAAGACGGTGTACGACCGGGGCCTGCTCGACCCGGGTGACACCGAGGAGGCCCTCGACGCCGCCGCCGGCGTCGGCGACGACCGCATCCAGGCCGAGGCCACCGGTCGGATCGACCGCGACAGCTGGACCCACGGCAGCAGCGAGCAGCGCCAGCGCTGGTTCCGCCAGGGCTTCGACTCCGGCCGCCCCGACTCCTGCGACACGTTCTCCGGCGACATCTGA
- a CDS encoding TIGR03619 family F420-dependent LLM class oxidoreductase produces the protein MAPVLDPSRLVVGMQLPIQSQSTVYAEGWEAGAGAAELAAVATAADRAGFGYVAVCDHAAIPADKVAAMGAEWWDTVATLAWLAGITERTRLLSHVFVPAYRHPLAVAKAWSTLDVVSGGRAVMGVGAGHVEGEFAALGVPFADRGALLDEAVDALRACFADEGPRHDGAAWSFSGLAQRPRPVQLGGPPVWVGGSSAPAVRRAAQRGDGWLPQGPFGPDEVARLRDALVAAGREGDPFDVGALAGPVYVGEPTWDVGRCISGPPEKVAHILAKLAGLGALQVQVRPRSRDVGEMVDQVERIGAEVLPLLAEVRPRPLFDAV, from the coding sequence GTGGCGCCCGTGTTGGACCCGAGCCGGCTCGTCGTCGGGATGCAGCTCCCGATCCAGTCGCAGAGCACCGTCTACGCCGAGGGGTGGGAGGCCGGCGCCGGGGCGGCCGAGCTGGCCGCCGTGGCCACCGCCGCCGACCGGGCCGGGTTCGGCTACGTCGCCGTGTGCGACCACGCCGCCATCCCCGCCGACAAGGTCGCGGCCATGGGCGCCGAGTGGTGGGACACCGTGGCCACCCTGGCCTGGCTGGCCGGCATCACCGAGCGCACCCGGCTCCTGTCCCACGTCTTCGTGCCCGCCTACCGGCACCCGCTGGCGGTGGCCAAGGCGTGGTCGACGCTCGACGTCGTCTCCGGCGGTCGGGCCGTCATGGGGGTCGGGGCCGGTCACGTCGAGGGCGAGTTCGCGGCCCTCGGGGTGCCGTTCGCCGACCGGGGGGCGCTCCTGGACGAGGCCGTCGACGCCCTGCGGGCCTGCTTCGCCGACGAGGGCCCCCGCCACGACGGGGCGGCATGGTCCTTCTCCGGCCTGGCCCAGCGGCCCCGCCCCGTCCAGCTCGGCGGACCCCCGGTCTGGGTCGGTGGATCGTCGGCCCCCGCCGTCCGACGTGCGGCCCAGCGGGGCGACGGGTGGCTGCCGCAGGGCCCCTTCGGGCCCGACGAGGTCGCCCGCCTGCGCGACGCGCTCGTCGCCGCCGGCCGCGAGGGCGACCCGTTCGACGTCGGGGCCCTGGCCGGACCCGTCTACGTCGGCGAGCCGACGTGGGACGTCGGGCGGTGCATCTCGGGCCCCCCCGAGAAGGTGGCCCACATCCTGGCCAAGCTGGCCGGCCTGGGGGCCCTGCAGGTCCAGGTCCGGCCCCGGTCCCGCGACGTGGGGGAGATGGTCGACCAGGTCGAGCGGATCGGCGCCGAGGTCCTCCCGCTGCTGGCCGAGGTCCGCCCCCGCCCCCTCTTCGACGCAGTCTGA
- a CDS encoding SDR family oxidoreductase, whose translation MLFDGKVAIVSGSGPGMGREIALALAREGADVAVAARRHDKVARVAEKIEALGRRALPVRCDVTDPDQCRELADRTAAELGGIDVLVNNAYHDGDFAKVVDADLSTWQTTIDVNLFGAVHMTRAVHPHMKQRGGGRIVMVNTMSTERVAEGFGIYAASKSALKSITRTLAKELGPDGIRVNGVHPGYIWGPSVKWYFEQQAEERGITPEDVYAEVAGQTALGYIPDAAEIAGVVLLLASDLARCVTGQALGANAGQVFH comes from the coding sequence ATGCTGTTCGACGGCAAGGTCGCCATCGTGTCCGGCTCGGGCCCGGGCATGGGTCGAGAGATCGCCCTGGCCCTGGCCCGCGAAGGCGCGGACGTCGCCGTGGCCGCCCGGCGCCACGACAAGGTCGCCCGCGTCGCCGAGAAGATCGAGGCGCTGGGTCGCCGGGCGCTGCCCGTGCGCTGCGACGTCACCGACCCGGACCAGTGTCGAGAGCTGGCCGACCGCACCGCCGCCGAGCTCGGTGGCATCGACGTGCTCGTCAACAACGCCTACCACGACGGCGACTTCGCCAAGGTGGTCGACGCCGACCTGAGCACCTGGCAGACCACGATCGACGTCAACCTCTTCGGCGCGGTCCACATGACCCGGGCCGTGCACCCGCACATGAAGCAGCGAGGCGGGGGCCGGATCGTCATGGTCAACACCATGTCGACCGAGCGCGTCGCCGAGGGCTTCGGCATCTACGCGGCATCGAAGTCGGCGCTCAAGTCGATCACCCGCACCCTGGCCAAGGAGCTGGGCCCCGACGGCATCCGGGTCAACGGCGTGCACCCGGGCTACATCTGGGGGCCGTCGGTGAAGTGGTACTTCGAGCAGCAGGCCGAGGAGCGGGGCATCACCCCCGAGGACGTCTACGCCGAGGTCGCCGGCCAGACCGCCCTCGGCTACATCCCCGACGCCGCCGAGATCGCCGGCGTCGTCCTCCTGCTCGCCTCCGACCTGGCCCGCTGCGTCACCGGCCAGGCCCTGGGCGCCAACGCCGGCCAGGTCTTCCACTGA
- a CDS encoding DUF2510 domain-containing protein: MDAAIDIRPTFNPLNFIAASCPVRAHVDGLGPFRLAWNRPLRIPVPAGDHMAVVWSSYLLFRHLGVAHALVHLEPGQVVGLSWEMPLTAISSSSMAAIPVGRPFGLAVPDLGPLPPSPGNRVVWPPHPVEPLTDVAADAPAGQWAPDPTGRFPHRWWDGARWTDAVSDGATTSSDPI, encoded by the coding sequence ATGGACGCCGCCATCGACATCCGTCCGACGTTCAACCCGCTGAACTTCATCGCCGCGTCGTGCCCGGTCCGGGCCCACGTCGACGGGCTGGGCCCGTTCCGCCTCGCATGGAACCGGCCCCTGCGCATCCCGGTGCCGGCGGGAGACCACATGGCGGTCGTGTGGTCGAGCTACCTGCTGTTCCGCCACCTGGGCGTCGCCCACGCCCTGGTGCACCTCGAACCCGGCCAGGTCGTGGGGCTGTCGTGGGAGATGCCGCTGACCGCCATCAGCTCCAGCTCCATGGCCGCCATCCCCGTCGGTCGACCGTTCGGCCTGGCCGTCCCGGACCTCGGCCCCCTGCCCCCGAGCCCCGGCAACCGCGTCGTGTGGCCGCCGCACCCGGTCGAGCCCCTGACCGACGTCGCCGCCGACGCCCCCGCCGGCCAGTGGGCGCCCGACCCCACGGGGCGCTTCCCCCACCGGTGGTGGGATGGGGCCCGCTGGACCGACGCCGTCTCGGACGGCGCGACCACCTCGTCCGACCCGATCTGA
- a CDS encoding EthD domain-containing protein: protein MITLHALLVRRPDLSHDEFLAYWHGTHGPLIRDDPALARHLLSYQQFPATPEAGKLGLGTYDGITVQTFADWDAFWAFATQPESQRMNDDMANFLDADRLQVTVTADPVVVV from the coding sequence ATGATCACCCTGCACGCCCTGCTGGTCCGCCGGCCCGACCTCAGCCACGACGAGTTCCTCGCCTACTGGCACGGGACCCACGGCCCCCTCATCCGGGACGACCCGGCCCTGGCCCGGCACCTGCTGAGCTACCAGCAGTTCCCGGCCACGCCCGAGGCCGGGAAGCTGGGCCTCGGCACCTACGACGGCATCACCGTGCAGACCTTCGCCGACTGGGACGCCTTCTGGGCCTTCGCCACCCAGCCCGAGTCCCAGCGCATGAACGACGACATGGCCAACTTCCTCGACGCGGACAGGCTGCAGGTCACGGTGACCGCCGACCCCGTGGTCGTCGTCTGA
- a CDS encoding SDR family NAD(P)-dependent oxidoreductase, producing the protein MELDFDRRVALVTGGGSGIGAEVARRLARGGARVAILDRRPEGAAAVAEEVGGIAITGDVAVTAEVEAAVAQTVEQLGEIDVLIPNAGIGTAKALWDYTDKEWDLLVGVNLTGTFTCLRAVIPRMMAGAGGTVVNVASLTGVRPTMGEGPYSAAKAGVIALTMSAAMEAAPTVRVNCVAPGMVRTPLTRMVTDNPTWLAGAEAGTPLARIGDAGEVADVVAFLASDASSYITGQTIVVDGGSVLPSLQSDALLRAISGTI; encoded by the coding sequence ATGGAGCTCGACTTCGACCGCCGGGTCGCCCTGGTGACCGGGGGCGGCTCGGGCATCGGGGCCGAGGTCGCCCGGCGGCTGGCGCGGGGCGGCGCCCGGGTCGCCATCCTCGACCGTCGCCCGGAGGGCGCCGCCGCCGTGGCCGAGGAGGTCGGCGGGATCGCCATCACCGGCGACGTCGCCGTCACCGCGGAGGTCGAGGCCGCCGTGGCCCAGACGGTCGAGCAGCTGGGCGAGATCGACGTCTTGATCCCCAACGCCGGCATCGGCACGGCCAAGGCATTGTGGGACTACACCGACAAGGAGTGGGACCTGCTCGTCGGGGTCAACCTCACGGGCACGTTCACCTGCCTGCGGGCCGTGATCCCCCGGATGATGGCAGGCGCCGGCGGCACCGTCGTCAACGTGGCCTCGCTGACCGGCGTCCGCCCGACGATGGGGGAGGGGCCGTACTCGGCGGCCAAGGCCGGCGTGATCGCCCTCACCATGTCGGCGGCCATGGAGGCGGCGCCCACCGTGCGGGTCAACTGCGTGGCCCCGGGCATGGTCCGCACCCCGCTCACCCGGATGGTCACCGACAACCCCACCTGGCTGGCCGGGGCCGAGGCCGGCACCCCGCTGGCCCGCATCGGCGACGCCGGCGAGGTGGCCGACGTGGTCGCGTTCCTGGCCTCGGACGCCTCCAGCTACATCACCGGCCAGACGATCGTGGTCGACGGGGGCAGCGTGCTGCCCAGCCTCCAGTCCGACGCCCTGCTGCGCGCCATCTCCGGCACGATCTGA
- a CDS encoding MFS transporter → MLTTVLGSGIAFLDGTVINVALPTIGRELDASFAGLSWIANGYLVTLASLILVGGSVGDRLGRKRVYLAGAGAFALASLMCGMAPNVPLLVVARAFQGVAGAFLVPGSLALIQTTFHPDDRARAIGAWSGLAGITTAIGPFLGGWLVEAASWRWVFLLNLPMAAVVILVGQRHLLESRDPTIEGRPDLPGAALGALGLAASTYGLIQEDVVVGLVGLAVLATFVVVEARTAHPMLPLGIFRSRQFSGANAVTFAVYAALSAVLFLLSLVLQQALGYSPLAAGAATVPLTLVMLALSSRSGALAQRIGPRIPMTLGPLGIAAGMVLMLRIDTGGTYLAQVLPALLVFSGGLVLTVAPLTSTVLAAADARHAGVASGVNNAVSRAAGLIAVAGLPIIAGFDASAAVGGETLVDGFHRATVVGAAVVLVGAAIAWLTIRSDVLEVAAGEDAKAEEDEAAVEACFSCAVSSPPTPHRERAPMK, encoded by the coding sequence ATGCTCACGACGGTCCTCGGCTCGGGGATCGCCTTCCTCGACGGCACGGTCATCAACGTGGCCCTGCCCACCATCGGCCGGGAGCTGGACGCCTCGTTCGCCGGGCTGAGCTGGATCGCCAACGGCTACCTCGTCACCCTCGCCTCGCTGATCCTGGTGGGTGGCTCGGTCGGCGACCGGCTGGGCCGCAAGCGGGTCTACCTGGCCGGGGCCGGCGCCTTCGCCCTGGCCTCGCTGATGTGCGGGATGGCCCCGAACGTCCCCCTGCTGGTGGTGGCCCGGGCCTTCCAGGGGGTGGCCGGCGCCTTCCTGGTGCCCGGCAGCCTGGCCCTCATCCAGACCACCTTCCACCCCGACGACCGGGCCCGGGCCATCGGGGCCTGGTCCGGGCTGGCCGGCATCACCACCGCCATCGGCCCGTTCCTGGGCGGGTGGCTGGTCGAGGCCGCCTCCTGGCGGTGGGTCTTCCTCCTGAACCTGCCCATGGCCGCAGTCGTGATCCTGGTCGGCCAGCGCCACCTGCTCGAGTCCCGGGACCCCACCATCGAGGGCCGGCCCGACCTCCCCGGCGCCGCCCTGGGCGCCCTGGGCCTGGCCGCCTCGACCTACGGTCTGATCCAGGAGGACGTCGTCGTGGGCCTGGTCGGCCTCGCCGTGCTGGCCACCTTCGTGGTGGTCGAGGCCCGGACGGCGCACCCCATGCTCCCGCTCGGGATCTTCCGGTCACGCCAGTTCTCCGGGGCCAACGCCGTGACCTTCGCCGTCTACGCCGCCCTCTCGGCCGTGCTGTTCCTGCTCAGCCTGGTGCTCCAGCAGGCGCTCGGCTACTCGCCCCTCGCCGCCGGCGCCGCCACCGTCCCGCTGACGCTGGTGATGCTGGCCCTGTCCTCCCGCAGCGGCGCACTGGCCCAGCGCATCGGGCCACGGATCCCGATGACGCTCGGCCCCCTGGGCATCGCCGCCGGCATGGTCCTGATGCTCCGGATCGACACCGGCGGGACCTACCTCGCACAGGTCCTCCCCGCCCTGCTCGTGTTCTCCGGCGGCCTGGTGCTCACCGTCGCCCCGCTGACGTCGACCGTCCTGGCCGCCGCCGACGCCCGCCACGCCGGGGTCGCCTCCGGGGTGAACAACGCCGTGTCGCGCGCCGCTGGGCTGATCGCCGTGGCCGGCCTCCCGATCATCGCCGGGTTCGACGCCTCCGCCGCCGTGGGCGGCGAGACGCTCGTCGACGGCTTCCACCGAGCGACGGTGGTCGGCGCCGCGGTGGTCCTCGTCGGCGCCGCCATCGCGTGGCTCACCATCCGCTCCGACGTGCTGGAGGTGGCCGCGGGGGAGGACGCCAAGGCCGAGGAGGACGAGGCCGCGGTGGAGGCGTGCTTCTCGTGTGCGGTCTCCTCCCCGCCCACCCCCCACCGCGAGCGGGCTCCGATGAAGTAG
- a CDS encoding GNAT family N-acetyltransferase, which produces MLVRPATPDDAAACWAYNRLPEVAEWRDAPATDEATFTARFVERIDGQLVAELDARVIAELGVRTKAPYAQQGVPVPEGVVDAELGWAFDPAVHGRGLATEAALEMLAIAFDGLGARRVAADCFVANEPSWRLMERIGMRREGHMVRDSLHRSGRWLDWYGYALLRSEWEARPAGWAPPRRPSLGDVAWPRWTDRLLIRRATAGDVPAVRAWSDDPQVSEWETAVQHDEPSFAARWADPARLPVRLVVEEEGAVVGELMLLVQDGEAQAEVEDVAAGCEGVLGWSFAAAVHGRGLATEAAADLVRVAFAELGLRRVTASCFADNVPSWRLMERLGMRREQHVVSGALHRTHGWVDGYGYALLVDEWRAAAGGSART; this is translated from the coding sequence TTGCTGGTCCGGCCGGCCACGCCCGACGACGCCGCGGCGTGCTGGGCATACAACCGGCTTCCGGAGGTCGCCGAGTGGCGCGACGCCCCGGCGACCGACGAGGCGACCTTCACGGCGCGCTTCGTGGAGCGGATCGACGGGCAGCTGGTCGCCGAGCTCGACGCCCGGGTCATCGCCGAACTGGGCGTGCGGACCAAGGCCCCGTACGCCCAGCAGGGCGTGCCCGTCCCCGAGGGGGTGGTCGACGCCGAGCTGGGCTGGGCCTTCGACCCGGCCGTGCACGGCCGGGGGCTGGCCACCGAAGCGGCGCTCGAGATGCTGGCCATCGCCTTCGACGGCCTCGGCGCCCGGCGGGTCGCGGCCGACTGCTTCGTCGCCAACGAACCGTCGTGGCGGCTGATGGAGCGGATCGGGATGCGACGTGAGGGCCACATGGTCCGCGACAGCCTCCACCGGAGCGGCCGCTGGCTCGACTGGTACGGCTACGCGCTGCTGCGGTCGGAGTGGGAGGCCCGGCCGGCCGGCTGGGCCCCGCCCCGTCGGCCGTCGCTCGGTGACGTCGCCTGGCCGCGGTGGACCGATCGCCTTCTGATCCGTCGGGCCACGGCCGGCGACGTGCCCGCCGTTCGGGCCTGGTCCGACGACCCGCAGGTGTCGGAGTGGGAGACCGCAGTGCAGCACGACGAGCCGTCGTTCGCCGCTCGCTGGGCCGACCCGGCCCGGCTTCCGGTGCGGCTCGTGGTCGAGGAGGAGGGCGCCGTCGTCGGCGAGCTGATGCTGCTCGTCCAGGACGGTGAGGCCCAGGCCGAGGTGGAGGACGTGGCCGCCGGGTGCGAGGGCGTGCTCGGCTGGTCCTTCGCCGCCGCCGTCCACGGGCGGGGCCTGGCCACGGAGGCGGCCGCTGACCTGGTGCGGGTGGCCTTCGCCGAGCTGGGTCTGCGCCGGGTCACGGCGTCGTGCTTCGCCGACAACGTCCCGTCGTGGCGGTTGATGGAGCGCCTCGGGATGCGACGGGAGCAGCACGTCGTGTCCGGTGCCCTGCACCGCACGCACGGCTGGGTCGACGGCTACGGATACGCCCTCCTGGTCGACGAGTGGCGGGCCGCAGCAGGCGGCTCCGCCCGAACCTGA
- a CDS encoding amidohydrolase family protein, which produces MAPADDFPKIISVDDHVIEHRTVWLDRLPKEYHDVGPRTIQERGTMKYVGGVFSYEPSDDGELCDWWLYEDKKIPQTRLSAAVGFDRDEVKVTGITYEEMRKGCWDPKARLEDMDANWTEAQMCFPSFPRFCGQTFMEASDKVLADLCVKAYNDWMVEEWCGDSGGRLIPLTITHLWDADLAAAEVRRNADRGVRAVCFSEIPPYLGLPSIHTDYWEPFFRACAETGTVINMHIGSSSKMPSTSADAPAAVGSTLTFGNAMSSMTDWLFSGWLEKLPTLKLAYSEGQIGWIPYILERADNVWEENRAWGGVADIVPEPPSTYYYRQIYGCFFDDVYGLENIEKCGIDNICFETDYPHSDSTWPKSREVGEKLMGNLPEDVVRKLVRGNAIEMLGLDFAP; this is translated from the coding sequence ATGGCCCCCGCCGACGACTTCCCGAAGATCATCTCGGTCGACGACCACGTCATCGAGCACCGCACGGTGTGGCTCGACCGGCTGCCGAAGGAGTACCACGACGTCGGGCCCCGCACGATCCAGGAGCGGGGGACGATGAAGTACGTCGGCGGCGTGTTCAGCTACGAGCCGTCCGACGACGGCGAGCTGTGCGACTGGTGGCTCTACGAGGACAAGAAGATCCCCCAGACCCGCCTCTCGGCCGCCGTCGGGTTCGACCGCGACGAGGTCAAGGTCACCGGCATCACCTACGAGGAGATGCGCAAGGGCTGCTGGGACCCGAAGGCCCGCCTCGAGGACATGGACGCCAACTGGACCGAGGCCCAGATGTGCTTCCCCTCGTTCCCCCGGTTCTGCGGGCAGACCTTCATGGAGGCGTCCGACAAGGTCCTCGCCGACCTGTGCGTGAAGGCCTACAACGACTGGATGGTCGAGGAGTGGTGCGGCGACTCCGGCGGCCGGCTGATCCCGCTGACCATCACCCACCTGTGGGACGCCGACCTGGCCGCCGCCGAGGTCCGGCGCAACGCCGACCGGGGCGTCCGGGCCGTCTGCTTCAGCGAGATCCCGCCCTACCTCGGCCTCCCGTCGATCCACACCGACTACTGGGAGCCCTTCTTCCGGGCCTGCGCCGAGACCGGCACCGTGATCAACATGCACATCGGCTCGTCGTCGAAGATGCCGTCCACCTCCGCCGACGCCCCCGCCGCGGTGGGGTCGACGCTCACCTTCGGCAACGCCATGAGCTCGATGACCGACTGGCTGTTCTCGGGCTGGCTGGAGAAGCTGCCCACCCTGAAGCTGGCCTACAGCGAGGGCCAGATCGGGTGGATCCCCTACATCCTCGAGCGGGCCGACAACGTCTGGGAGGAGAACCGGGCGTGGGGCGGCGTGGCCGACATCGTGCCCGAGCCGCCGTCGACCTACTACTACCGCCAGATCTACGGCTGCTTCTTCGACGACGTCTACGGGCTCGAGAACATCGAGAAGTGCGGCATCGACAACATCTGCTTCGAGACCGACTACCCGCACTCCGACTCGACCTGGCCCAAGAGCCGCGAGGTCGGCGAGAAGCTGATGGGCAACCTGCCCGAGGACGTGGTCCGCAAGCTCGTCCGGGGCAACGCCATCGAGATGCTCGGCCTCGACTTCGCGCCCTAG
- a CDS encoding acyl-CoA dehydrogenase family protein, producing the protein MTELDRFRADAAAFIASSVADGLACRAFGAILPPDLHDRARGWQRYMAEHGFAALHWPEDCGGRGLSRAHTGVWAEECARAEVSPYLNLQGIVLAGEAILRSGTDEQKTSLLPGTASGAILWCQLFSEPEAGSDLASLRTTAVGTPEEGFVVTGQKTWCSNGQLAEMGILMARTGGPGHRGISFFLLDMGLPGIEVRPLRQMTGDAEFTEVFLDSVEVPGDALLGPLDGGWGVAMGVLGDERGSSDASGLISLDRRLARLARLAESSGGGVERDRLASVLASGHALRSMLVASGGGPGAGSAAKLLRTELEFGAAGLAVDLSGPAGMLAGGPTDGFLYSPGMKIAGGSSEIQRNIIGERVLGLPREPKPDR; encoded by the coding sequence GTGACCGAGCTGGATCGCTTCCGGGCCGACGCCGCCGCCTTCATCGCCTCGTCGGTCGCCGACGGCCTGGCCTGCCGGGCCTTCGGGGCCATCCTCCCCCCCGACCTCCACGACCGGGCCCGGGGCTGGCAGCGCTACATGGCCGAGCACGGCTTCGCCGCCCTCCACTGGCCCGAGGACTGCGGTGGGCGGGGCCTGAGCCGCGCCCACACCGGTGTCTGGGCCGAGGAGTGCGCCCGGGCCGAGGTCAGCCCGTACCTCAACCTCCAGGGCATCGTCCTGGCCGGCGAGGCGATCCTCCGCAGCGGCACCGACGAGCAGAAGACGTCGCTGCTGCCGGGCACCGCCTCGGGCGCCATCCTCTGGTGCCAGCTCTTCTCCGAGCCCGAGGCCGGCTCGGACCTGGCGTCCCTGCGGACCACGGCGGTGGGCACGCCCGAGGAGGGGTTCGTCGTCACCGGGCAGAAGACGTGGTGCTCCAACGGGCAGCTGGCCGAGATGGGGATCCTCATGGCCCGCACCGGTGGCCCCGGGCACCGCGGCATCTCGTTCTTCCTCCTCGACATGGGCCTGCCCGGCATCGAGGTGCGACCGCTGCGGCAGATGACCGGCGACGCCGAGTTCACCGAGGTCTTCCTGGACTCGGTCGAGGTGCCCGGCGACGCCCTCCTCGGGCCGCTCGACGGCGGGTGGGGCGTCGCCATGGGCGTCCTCGGCGACGAGCGGGGCTCGAGCGACGCATCCGGCCTGATCAGCCTCGACCGGCGCCTGGCCCGGTTGGCGCGGCTCGCCGAGTCGAGCGGTGGCGGGGTCGAGCGCGACCGGCTGGCGTCGGTCCTGGCGAGCGGGCACGCGCTCCGGTCGATGCTGGTGGCCTCCGGTGGCGGCCCGGGTGCGGGCTCGGCGGCCAAGCTCCTGCGGACCGAGCTCGAGTTCGGCGCCGCCGGGCTCGCCGTCGACCTGTCGGGCCCGGCCGGCATGCTCGCCGGCGGCCCCACCGACGGCTTCCTCTACTCCCCCGGCATGAAGATCGCCGGCGGGTCCAGCGAGATCCAGCGCAACATCATCGGCGAGCGCGTCCTCGGCCTCCCCCGTGAGCCCAAGCCCGACCGCTGA
- a CDS encoding LLM class flavin-dependent oxidoreductase, which yields MEFGIFNGMYTPASMVDEHGDAAEHIRLQQELEWVRAADRSGFKYLWATEHHFLEEYSHLSANEAFLGYCAAATERIHIGSGIFNITPPVNHPFRTAEKVAMLDHLSGGRFELGMGRGSSTTEQQGFGIPEPDLTKAMFDEVLPQLVEMWKPGVYPAFDGQFFTTPARNVLPKPLTQPHPPLWVAAGSPPTFAKAAQLGLGVLCFTTGTSDQLAPLIETYKNTIGDADPVGGYVNDNVMVTSSMICLEDGDRARKVMLDARGHYHKSLLFRYLDTFPKPEGTPVWPELCTPYTQAEVEMAVQMGEWAIGDPDEVSRVVQRFEDVGADQMTFGMLSQETPIAIVIEATELFGREVIPRFDKDPEHRTTRLRREQLGANA from the coding sequence ATGGAGTTCGGGATCTTCAACGGGATGTACACGCCGGCCTCGATGGTCGACGAGCACGGGGACGCGGCCGAGCACATCCGGCTCCAGCAGGAGCTGGAGTGGGTCCGGGCCGCCGACCGCTCCGGGTTCAAGTACCTGTGGGCGACCGAGCACCACTTCCTCGAGGAGTACTCGCACCTGTCGGCCAACGAGGCCTTCCTCGGGTACTGCGCGGCGGCGACCGAGCGCATCCACATCGGCTCGGGCATCTTCAACATCACCCCGCCGGTGAACCACCCGTTCCGCACCGCCGAGAAGGTCGCCATGCTCGACCACCTCTCGGGCGGGCGCTTCGAGCTGGGCATGGGGCGGGGCAGCTCGACCACCGAGCAGCAGGGCTTCGGCATCCCCGAGCCCGACCTCACCAAGGCCATGTTCGACGAGGTGCTGCCCCAGCTGGTCGAGATGTGGAAGCCCGGCGTCTACCCGGCCTTCGACGGCCAGTTCTTCACCACGCCGGCGCGCAACGTGCTGCCCAAGCCGCTGACCCAGCCCCACCCGCCGCTGTGGGTGGCGGCCGGGAGCCCCCCCACCTTCGCCAAGGCGGCCCAGCTGGGCCTCGGCGTCCTCTGCTTCACCACCGGCACGTCGGACCAGCTGGCCCCGCTGATCGAGACGTACAAGAACACGATCGGGGACGCCGATCCCGTCGGCGGGTACGTCAACGACAACGTGATGGTGACCTCGTCGATGATCTGCCTGGAGGACGGCGATCGGGCCCGCAAGGTGATGCTCGACGCCCGCGGGCACTACCACAAGAGCCTGCTGTTCCGGTACCTCGACACCTTCCCCAAGCCGGAGGGCACGCCGGTGTGGCCGGAGCTGTGCACGCCCTACACGCAGGCCGAGGTCGAGATGGCCGTGCAGATGGGCGAGTGGGCCATCGGCGACCCCGACGAGGTCAGCCGGGTCGTCCAGCGCTTCGAGGACGTCGGCGCCGACCAGATGACCTTCGGGATGCTCAGCCAGGAGACGCCGATCGCCATCGTGATCGAGGCCACCGAGCTCTTCGGCCGCGAGGTCATCCCCCGCTTCGACAAGGACCCCGAGCACCGCACCACCCGCCTCCGCCGCGAGCAGCTGGGCGCCAACGCCTGA